A region of the Peredibacter starrii genome:
ACCTTCTCTCAGTTATGAAGGTTTCTGGCTTCGATCCGGCCCTGGGCGGCGATATGTACACTTCTGCCGAAATGGGGAAGGTGTATGAAGGTCTATTCGAATTCCACCCTACAAAGCGTCCATATGAGCTTATGCCAAACCTTGCTGAAGCTCTTCCAGAAGTTTCAAAAGACGGTCTGACATACACTTTCAAAATCAAGAAAGGTGTAATGTTCAGAGACGATCCTGCTTTCCCAAATGGCAAAGGTCGTGAGCTTAAGGCCTCTGACGTTGTGTACTCAATTAAGCGTCTGGCCGACGTTAACGTTCGTAGCCGCGGTTGGTGGTTATATGACGATAAAGTTGAGGGCCTAAACGAATGGCGCGATAGAAAAGGTAAATACGAAGAGGAAGTTTCAGGTCTTAAGGCCCTGGATGACCATACTCTTCAAGTAAAAGTGAAGAAGCCGTATCCGCAACTTCTCTACGCTATGGCGATGCCTTTCTCATTCATCGTTGCTCCAGAAGCTGTTAATCACTATGGTAATGAGTTCATTAACCACCCAGTGGGAACAGGTGCGTTCATTCTTAATAAGTATGAGCAGAGTAATACCATCGTTTATCACAAGAACCCTAACTACCGTGAAAAGTACTTCCCGAATGAAGATGGCAGCAAAGGTCTGCGTGTTCCGGGTGTAGACAAAATTACGGTTCACATCATTCTTGAGTCTCAGCCTCAGTGGCTTCAGTTTAAGAAGGGAAAACTTGATATCTCAAACATCCCTAAGGACTTCTTTGAAGAGACTGTAGGTCCGGATAAACAACTTAAAGGCGAGCTGAAAGATAAGGGCGTTAAGTTGGATTATATGCCAATGCTTGACGTAACTTTTTACGCTTTCAACCACGAAGATAAAACATTCAAAGACGTGCGCGTTCGTCGTGCAATGTCTCTTGCTTACGAGCGTTCTGAATCAAACCGCCTGTTCTATAACAGCACAGCGATGGTTGCTCAGGGTGTGATCCCTCCAGGAATGGGCGGATACGATGAAAAATTCGAAAACCCATGGGTAAAATTCGACGTTGAACAGGCGAAGAAACTTATGGCCGAGGCCGGTTACCCAGATGGTAAAGGTTTCCCGGAAATCACAGTTCAAACGGTGAATGATACTGAAGCTCGTCAGGGTATCGAGTTCTTCGCTAAGTGTATGGCAAGAATTGGTATCAAAATCAAGATCGGTACAAACACATGGCCTGAGCTTGTGAACAAGGTTTCTAAGAAGCAGCACCAGATGTACACCATGGCATGGGGTGCGGATTATCCGGATGCTGAGAACTTCCTAGGTTTACTATACTGTCCTTACCAGGCCCCAGGTTCAAACGGTTCTAACTACTGTAACCCTAAGTTTGATGAGTTGTTCAGAAAGTCGACTATCATGCAAGACGGCCCTGAGAGATCTGCTCTATACCGCGAGATCAATCAGATGGTTTCTCAAGATGTTCCTTGGATCTTTGGTTTCCACAGAACCAAGTTCACTGTGACAACACCATGGGTTCGTAACTACAACTTCATGGAGTTTAACCACTCTCAATATCAATACCTAAGCATTGATGTTGAAGCGAAGAAGAAAGAAATTTCAAAATTCTAATGAGTTAGGGCCCGGGTTTCCGGGCCTTTTTTATTTAATCAATTCAGTCAACCTTCCGATAAGAGGGCATGGGAAAATGCCTCCTTCCTACCTTATTCTTGATTCTTTCAATCACTGCTTTCGCAGATGAGTTCTATGAGTTTAAGAAAGGGGACCCCATTGAGCATGTTTTGCAAGTATTACAAGACCCCATTGAACCCGTCGTTTACTGCACAGAAGAGTTTGAAAAGTTCAAAGTAAGTAACTGTGACGCTGAAAAGAGCGCCATCATTTTTAATCTCTTCGATGAGAACTATAAGCTCATCTTCAAGGTCGACAGTCAGATTCAGCGCTATCGTGATGTCCCGGAAGTTAAATCCGATCCAAAACGCATGAAGGATCTGAATAAGATCAGCGATACCTTACGTTGCATGAAAGACAAGATGAGCAACGCTCAGGTGACATGCCAAACCAATCGCTCCCTTGGTTGTTTAGATAAAAAACGAGTCGCTTACGTCATGAATTTGCCTCAGTTTATGAGGAAGAATTTGAATTTATGTCCACGTTACTGGAAAGAAGA
Encoded here:
- a CDS encoding ABC transporter substrate-binding protein, producing MKLLAALSLVTLFLVGCTKSKVSDVKELNLLSVMKVSGFDPALGGDMYTSAEMGKVYEGLFEFHPTKRPYELMPNLAEALPEVSKDGLTYTFKIKKGVMFRDDPAFPNGKGRELKASDVVYSIKRLADVNVRSRGWWLYDDKVEGLNEWRDRKGKYEEEVSGLKALDDHTLQVKVKKPYPQLLYAMAMPFSFIVAPEAVNHYGNEFINHPVGTGAFILNKYEQSNTIVYHKNPNYREKYFPNEDGSKGLRVPGVDKITVHIILESQPQWLQFKKGKLDISNIPKDFFEETVGPDKQLKGELKDKGVKLDYMPMLDVTFYAFNHEDKTFKDVRVRRAMSLAYERSESNRLFYNSTAMVAQGVIPPGMGGYDEKFENPWVKFDVEQAKKLMAEAGYPDGKGFPEITVQTVNDTEARQGIEFFAKCMARIGIKIKIGTNTWPELVNKVSKKQHQMYTMAWGADYPDAENFLGLLYCPYQAPGSNGSNYCNPKFDELFRKSTIMQDGPERSALYREINQMVSQDVPWIFGFHRTKFTVTTPWVRNYNFMEFNHSQYQYLSIDVEAKKKEISKF
- a CDS encoding M35 family metallo-endopeptidase, producing MGKCLLPTLFLILSITAFADEFYEFKKGDPIEHVLQVLQDPIEPVVYCTEEFEKFKVSNCDAEKSAIIFNLFDENYKLIFKVDSQIQRYRDVPEVKSDPKRMKDLNKISDTLRCMKDKMSNAQVTCQTNRSLGCLDKKRVAYVMNLPQFMRKNLNLCPRYWKEEDAHERAGVMFHEISHFCGTIDHQYYWKLNDAPNEKKLVKNSTRLTRPNGEPIYPDHLKPPAYYHEDIACTNADSYRYWADNGFCLPGYDCAKR